The Ralstonia wenshanensis genome includes a region encoding these proteins:
- a CDS encoding MHYT domain-containing protein: MFNGFSAVPGAVVPYAYDWLLVGLSYLISVAGAYVGLRWSRRVRNKNGAIDMDRLVCASVALGGGAVWSMHFIGMAAYRTPVRIEFDLFMTLVSLVVVMVFAAGGLVIASRTTGNRMRNVAEGGVLTGLGVAVMHYTGMAAVHTNSNFDWDISIMGVSALIAVLVSMVALWLATTVKTRGQQFGAALIMGVAVCGMHYTGMTAGTMICTGQSYSPSLFAIEGSNIGYAVFALAGTILMIILLIEASRSASSARATASGTLR, from the coding sequence ATGTTCAACGGCTTTTCTGCGGTGCCGGGCGCGGTCGTGCCCTATGCGTACGACTGGCTGCTGGTGGGGCTGTCGTATCTGATCTCGGTGGCGGGGGCGTATGTGGGCTTGCGATGGTCCAGGCGCGTGCGCAACAAGAACGGTGCCATCGACATGGACAGGCTCGTGTGCGCCAGCGTGGCGCTCGGCGGCGGTGCCGTCTGGTCGATGCATTTCATTGGCATGGCGGCCTACCGGACACCGGTCCGGATCGAGTTCGATCTCTTCATGACCCTGGTGTCGCTCGTGGTGGTGATGGTGTTTGCCGCTGGCGGCCTCGTCATTGCATCGCGCACCACGGGCAACCGCATGCGAAACGTCGCCGAGGGTGGCGTGCTGACCGGCCTGGGCGTGGCGGTGATGCACTACACCGGCATGGCCGCTGTGCACACCAACAGCAATTTCGACTGGGACATCTCCATCATGGGTGTCTCGGCCTTGATTGCAGTGCTGGTGTCGATGGTCGCACTGTGGCTGGCAACAACCGTCAAGACACGCGGTCAGCAGTTCGGCGCGGCGCTCATCATGGGCGTGGCCGTCTGCGGCATGCATTACACGGGCATGACGGCCGGCACGATGATCTGCACGGGGCAGAGCTACTCGCCGTCGCTGTTCGCCATTGAAGGCAGCAACATCGGTTATGCGGTGTTTGCGCTGGCCGGCACCATCCTGATGATCATCCTGCTGATCGAGGCCTCGCGCAGCGCAAGCAGCGCACGCGCCACTGCATCGGGCACGCTGCGCTGA